From the genome of Chaetodon trifascialis isolate fChaTrf1 chromosome 4, fChaTrf1.hap1, whole genome shotgun sequence:
CCTCTGTGACATTTTTAgcactgctgttattttattGTCCTGTTCTTGTTCAAGCCTTTTCATGCTATCCTCTAAACTTTCTGTAGCCTGAAAAAGACATGAATTGGTTGTAGCTGCTATTAAAAGTATTCTTTAAATGTTGGTGGCACGCTGTTGCCGCAGTGCCTCTTATTGCATTGAGTTTTAAGCCCCAGTTGCACTTTTGTTATTGTAGTTTTAATTTTGCCACCTAAAATTGAAGGCTTTTGTGGTTATTGTCGCTTCACTGCAAAAAGGTCATGGGTTTGAATCCACTGCAGGTGAAATGTCATGTACGGATGGAAATGAACTGAGTATGACTTAAGTTTCTATATGTGGACTGGATCATGTCTTGGATCATAAGGTAAGACCTGCTGCGAACCACTGCTCCAGAGGTCGTTGGAGATGATTTCTGTGTCCTCTCACTCTTTAAGGGTCTCAGCTTTCTATTGATCTAAACTCTGTACCGTCTATGTTTTTCTTCCAACATCATAGCAACAAGGCAACAGTGCCATCAAGTGACAATGTGAGAAAAGATACACCTAAGAAATAGAATAGACACGTTTGGTCATACATAGGAAAAAAACGTGGGGAGTACTGTCATCCGAAGTAAAGATGTGACATTACAAACAAGATTTTGACAGATCTTTATTGAATGAGGGTGAGATAGTTGCAAGTGCTCAGATTCCTtcaatgtttattattattattattattatttgcaatTTTTATTTCTAAATCTGAAATTCcgttataataaaaataaaatttataAGGGGTTTGATTATATTTATAGCTATATAAATAGAAACATTTGAAGGAAAGGCTTTGCATCATATTTCCAACTATGAATATTAATTCATTACCTTCATAAATTTCCAAAGTCGATGAGTAAAGCCTATCTGCCcgtccaaaataaaaaaacatagtttcatttcagaaatattttttttaatctctgaaGGAAAGCATTTCACGCTTTAAACGGTACTAATCAAATCACAAGAATGGATATGAATATATAGGTAAGAATATGAAACACCTTTGCCGTGACAGAGCGCACCATTGTCCAACTGCACGCTCCATCTCTCATAGAACAGCCTCGCGGACGTGAACAATCGGTTACGTAAAATCTCCCATCATGCCCTGCGTTAGTACTTCACAAAAAGCCTGATGAGAAgaccgaggaggaggaggctacCAGCCGAGGGGGGTAGCCGATTCCCGGAGAGGATTTTCCGTTCTCGTCGTCCCGAATGATCAAACCGTGACGGCGACgaatgaaaacaaagataaaagcATCATAAAACATGATGCCGCGGCCCGCAGAGGAGCTTCCGTCGGGCCTGTGAGTGTCGGCAGGCTCCTAACCGCCGCCTCATCGGGGGATTCTGCCGTCTGAGTCCGTCCTGACCCGCGATGACAGCGGCTACAGCCACTCCGCAGGTGATGAGAGACCGGCTGCTACAGGCCATCGACGGCCAGAGCAATGTGAGTACATCCGCTGGTTTCCAAAGGACAGACTGGGCGCAGAAAGGCTGACAACAAGGCCGAGCCGACCCCGGCTGCTCACAGAGGGTTGACAAAGTGGGGCCAGTCAAAGTATGGCGACTTGTTATTTGCTTGCTAATTAACTGGCTAACATCACTAGTTAGAGAAAGTAAGTGTTGGCAGGCATTCCAGATCGAGGCTAACTGACTGCCGCTGGCTAATGCTGATGTAGCCAAGTTAGCTAATGTGTGTAGACTGAAGTGCACAGAGCTTGAGGACTGAAGATCTGCTTAACTGAGCTGCAAGGTAGGAAGTAACAGACTTGGGTTGATTGTAGTTTAAAATAACATCTTTACCCTTGTACAGATGGGGAGATTAGCATAGTATGGTGCAGCACTATTCAAACATTGACATGATCCATGGTATAGCCACATAGTTTGACACTACATTAAATTATTATACCAAACCCTGCTGGTATTACTGGTCATTGAAACGTATTGTTAAAATACCATGGCAGTCTCATATGCTTGATTAATTGATGTCAGCTTGAGACCTAAGTATGGCCATTACAGTATGCTGTATACTGGACTGCCATGTTCAAAGGTTTAAGCATGTAACTTAATGAGTTAATGTATTTGTTCTGTACAGCTTTGATCATGCAGACACCTCTCTCAGCTGGTGTTGTGGATGGTGGATATGTTATCCTTTATCATGATATGTATCACTAAGCACACAAGAATGTCTTCACAAATTTGGGTACCTCATTAGATCAGTGtagagagagataaagaaaaatcaGTGTTGTCCTAAAGCAGTCCTCTTTATTGCAATACAATCACAACCAGAGGTTTCTACCATAATATAAGCGGTAGCTAAAATGTCCAATGGTGGAGAAACTTACATGCAGGCTTGATTTGGTCTTCTTGTGGGAGAAAATGGCTCATTTGCATGCAGTCTCAGTTTGTCATATTGAGCCTGAAACCAGTACGAGAACATTTTGTCTTGGCTTACAGGTGCACATGTGAAAGTCTATTCAAATTATGCCTTGACCCTTGAACAGGCTttatttctctgtctccctctctgtggaATGTAAGTATATTGGGTCTGCAAGGTTCTGAATCACACATTGGCATGTCTACCTGCAAACATCTACTTACAAACTACTTGCATGCTGTTGTAATGCTGACGTTGTGATGTCAGGATTGTGATACATATAAACCTGTGTCTTTTCAGCAGATATGCAACATGGTGGTTGTTATGGAGGTGATCTCCCATTTGGAGAAATATCCTATCACCAAAGAGGCCCTGGAGGTGGGTTATATTCAGACctactgtatgtgtatttattgtaaAATGCAGTTACATCCAGTCACGTCGTAGCCGCTGTGTAACACCAGTCTCATCTCCTTAAAGGAAACCCGTCTTGGCAAGCTCATCAATGATGTCCGCAAGAAAACCAAGAATGAGGACCTTGCAAGACGGGCGAAAAAGCTGCTGCGAAACTGGCAGAAGCTTATTGAGCCAGGGAAGGGAGAGGTGTTGTCCAAAGGGCTCACCAGTGCATCGTGGTCTTCCAACGGTGGGGCTCATCCCTGTATCTCCGCTCCAGCTGTCGCCACACCATCAGGTAAATTAGGTCCAGAGTTGAAGAACAGAAATGACTTCAACAACTGCTCCTCCCCAAGGCTGGAAAAACTGAACAGCAGGAAACGTAAGGGTGACCAGAAGGAAGGACAGCTCTTACCCACCAAGATATCCAAAACAACTCTTAATGATAAAATACAAAACTCCAAACAGCTGCCAACCAATAGAATTGGTGGTAGCTCTGAAATTTTTACAGATACTCGTGCACATCAGCCTTTAGACAGGGACATTTCTGAGCCGTTGGACAGCGACAGGCTAAATAAAATCCCTGTCAATGCTGTAAAACCTCATCCAAGTGCCCCGGGATACAGCAAGCCTCCGAGCACTTCTTCTTTGCTCAAAGCATCAGTTCTGCAGCAGCAAGCCAGACAGGAGCAAGCTGCCTCTGGGGGGCAGTATCGACCCAGAAGCCCACGCGGTTCCGTGCACAGTCCTCGCACTCCAAAGCAGGAAACTGGTATTAAACAAACTGCATCACAAGCACAGAGTCTTTCTAGCGCCACTGTGTGGCCTGGGTCTGTGGAGACGTCTGGGCTGGGGCCTTCCCCTCAGCCTTTCAATGTATGTGTTCAGGGTTTGCACACTGACGGTTCATGGTCTGCAGATATGGACTCTAAAAACAGGCCTCCCAATACATCGCTTCACAACTCCTATGCCTCCACCTGTAGCGATGGGGCAAGTACGGAAGACGATGGTGCTGTTAGCAATACAGGGAAAAGGAAAGGACAGAAATACAAGCTGAAGGACTATGTGGTCAAGCTAGAAGGACAGGATGTAGAAGACAGCACCAAACCAGTCAGGTTAAAAGACAGGAGACTGGTATTTGATCCAGTAACGGGACAGATCAAATCCTCCTTTCATAAGGAGTCTTGCCAGGAGGGGGGCATCACACTGGGCCACAAACCTGAATCTCAGTGGTCAGAACAGTCAAAGCAGAGTCCACCCGTTCCTCCCAGCCCCTTCCAGCAGACGGACTGGAAAGAGCTGTCGAGGAGCGAAATCATCCAGTCCTACCTTAGCCAGCAAAGCAACGTGCTGACATCATCAGGCGCCCACACCCCCGGTGCACACTTTTTCATGACCGAGTTCTTGAAAAAGGAGGAACACCATAGTAAAGATGCAAAGGATACACACACTTTGGCACCAGAACTCCCAGCCAGAGATTTACCGGGGATTAGCAGAGAGGTCATCAGTGAAGACCTGAACagattacacacacaacactggtCTGGGGTTAACGGTTGCTACGACACAAAGGGTAATTGGTTTGACTGGACGGAGTGCATCTCCTTAGACCTGCATGGAGATGAGAGCAGGTTGAACATATTGCCGTACGTCTGTCTGGATTGAATCTGAGATCGGGTTTCTGAATTACTCGTTGTAAACTGCCTTCATTGTACAGCGGAGCAGCTTCGCATGTGTGAAGGCACTTCATTAAGAGTAAGCTGCTGTTTTGCACCATTGATAAAAGTGGAGTCAATGTTTGCTGTCTGTTTGGGTGTGTGTAGAGCACAGGGGGtgtaatcagtgtttttatgagttttttgtttttaacagtgagGACAGCGTGAAGGAAAAAGGCTATGCATCATCTGACCATTTAGTTGTTGATGTTCAGTAACTCTACAGACTGAGTGTCCAATACCTGCCATTCTCTGTACGCGAGAGGACGTGACGTTAAACTGCACAGctacattttatttgtcttatGTTATCCACATGCCTAGTGGAATGTGACATTACTGAATTTTCTTGCATCCACTCACATTAAGTCCATCGTGTaatatttttccatttaaagtTTAGTCCAATTTTATGTTTAAAAGACCTGTGACTCAATCAACTTTATCACTTTTCAGTAGAGAGTAGTAAGCTATATAAGTGGAGCAAACGTCCGACAGATTGAGGTTTTTGTTGGCACTTTGCTCATGCGTCTTGAACAAGCCTGTATAGCCGTTAGAGCTAAAACGAATGCTGTCTTCAAGTATCTAAGCTTATTACCAGTATTAACAACAATCAACTGTGCTGTGAAAAACCTTTATCATTGCACCTTTCAACCGCTGCTCCACCACGGCACAACTTTTACCAGAAGGAACACCGGACAGATCAGTTTGAACACATTTGAATATTCCTCTTGTGTTGTGAGGCTTGAATGCTGTTAAATAAAGTGACATGAAACTGCCAGATGTGACTGTGCAGTTTGAGGTGAGAGAACGAAAGGCTTCTGTTGGGCTGGAACAATACATGCTGATCAAGAAATGTGGCTGCCATGTATGATATTTATTGACATATTCATTTTAAGATTTATATACATGTTCAGACTACACAAAATCATCAATTTCTTTATTCAGAATTGGAAAAGCGATGCAGCAGAGACTTTCTAAACATTTCCTGTTGATACACCAATCTACCTTACACAAGGAAGCTCTCTAAGAtgacacattttgaaaatgtgaactaattttattttatacttGCCTTTTCCCTTTATTGTGTATTTAGGTTGTAAGATATGAATTGAATTGGCAGAGCAGATTAGGCGACTAGCTTACATCTTCGTACTGCCGGACGGAACTCAGATTTAAATTGACATGCTGGATAAAGTACTTAATATCATTCCTTTAGATGTTGTTTGCCTTATGGAAACCTCTGTTTTCCCTAAAGACAGAGCCTTAGTGAATGTACAGAAACTGGCCTTTTGTGTTCAGTCGAATGCAGAAGAGAACATATTTGCTACTTCGTCCTTTAAGGGACATGTTGATATGTGTTAATAAAAAAACCTGAAGGAATTGTGATTGTCTTCTCTTTGAGTGTTTATTACTGGCTCTCAGAAGTTTTTGGAACAACATTCCCATGCTAATGAGAAGTTGAACACTCCTGAATTGCTCCTCTGTCAATGCAGTTGGAACTGATATGATGAATCAAGTAATTCAATAGAAAATAATTACCAACTTTAATCATCAAAGAAGATGGGATGGGGAAACCAAAGTCTGGGAAAGTGGGGACTGGAaaacgttccacaggtaatcaggttcattggtaacaggtgatagtatcatgactgggtatgaaaggggcatcctggaaagacgcagtcattcacaagcaaggattgAGCtaggttcaccactttgtgaacacatgattgtataaaggatattaacaCATGGACTCTTTCCTACTTAAAGTATGAGAATTTAATGAATCATGTTGCAAGCTCAGGGGATGGGTATGAAGATGTGTTCAGTGTCCATTTTAACTCATTCCCACTGAGGACTCAGCCATCACTTAACCGGCTCTGCCCTGTTTGCCTTGATTGAGCAATAAAAACTTGACTTTgggaaaatgacattttgaaatgaactGCTGAAATTGCATAAACCTGCAATAAATTAGGCATATGGTTGAAAATGTATTGGATTATATATTTATGTACTATTATAttctttattatatatatatacttttccCAATTATTCACTATAGTACTGTAGTTATTTCACAATATGTTTTTATTAGCTGGGTTGCCAAATATTAAGGGATTGTCATGTTCCGTGAATGGGACACCTCAAAAACAACTTCTCTTTTTATGCACTTCTTGCTGTGGTGACCCACGCTTTTATTAACTTACTTCAATCACTGTTTAAGATGGTAGATTTCACGGTTTGGGATGCAGACTCCAAAATCTGCCCGCTCACACCAGTTCCTTTTTTAAGGGTTTGTCCCTTAAtggctcttattttgaaaactgtGGCCGGAAGTCACGCGTTTCCCTCATTGCTGTTAGTCTCACTGTGGATCATCGCTGCTCTCCCCCGACGCAGTCAGagacatacgcacacacaccgcGAAGTGACTCGTCACTCCGTGCTGGAAGATGGCTGCAGCTGGCCGGCCCCCGGTCAGGGAAGGGATCCGgatatttttactgtgtgttgGCTGGTACACGGTTAGCTCTGGGGGCAACATCGTCAACAAAATCATCCTCAATGGATTCCCGTACCCGGTcacagtttctctctttcatatTGTTTCTATCGTCGTCTTCCTCCCGCCGTTGTTGCGGGCATGGGGAGTCCCCAAAACAGAACTGCCTAGCAGGTACTACCGGTGGTACATCCTGCCTTTAGCTTTCGGAAAATACTTTGCATCAGTGTCGGCTCATTTCAGCATATGGAAAGTGCCCGTTTCATATGCACACACTGGTGAGTACAGAagatctgttttcatttgggTAATAGTGCGAGGCCACCTGGCGCGTGTCAGCCACGATAACTTGATGATGTGTCTGCCATGGTCCGTAGCGTCAGCTGATGTTAGCTTCGTGGCTAACGCTCGGCAACTCGGCGACAGCGACATTTAACCAGCTTGTGGGCCCCGGTGTAGTGTGACGTCCTACAGGTCGCAAACAAACAGGCTTTTTTGAGATGAATTAGCTTACCGTAGGCTTACTAACGACACATTTCCCAGCTTTAGATCCCCTTTAATAGTAACTACCTGCctgctgttagctagctagccaacTTAATTAGCGCTGATAGACTACGTCAGGGGGGAGGGTCCATTACTGAACCTGTTCTCGATTGCAGTGTGCTTCTCTAACTTTGATCTCAGACTGTCAGACGAAGATCACATCGCTGCTTCTCGTGTTTTTGAGTTTCCCCACAGGAACCCAGTGTGAAATATTATTAGGTTTCCTGCAGCGGTGTTCAGTAACGccaactgtctgtctgcctgtcgtATATGAAGCTACTCAGTTGCCACTTCAGTAGGTACACTTAGCTAAAAGCGGGCAGTGCATGCTAAAGCTAACTCAGCCTGATAGAACAGCCCTTTTGATAGAGCCTTTATACATTATAAAGGTCATAATGTTCGTTTTTTGTTGAACATGTTTAGATAGGTTTAACCTCAAATCAAGAAGTAAACTTGAAAGGAAACAATTCTTCTCACGTTTAGACCTCCTCTACTTCACTTTAAAGACCCCCGGTGGCCTTTGCACCCAGTTTGATAGTCATTGCTGCCGTGTCAGTAAACCCTAACCATTCATGGGTGACAGTTTCCATGTTAAATGAACAAATTCCATCAGTACTTGTTCAGCCACATAGAGCTAGTTATCTTGCACAgtgaaactgtttttatttaaaatattttagaGAGGTGTTCATTGGAGTTTTTGGAGGCTGCGGTTTGTTGTGCTGTCAACCTGTATTGCATTATagtgagaggtgtttctaatttACTTTTAATTTATTGATGTAAATGGGCTGCACAAAACATTAGAGGCTTTTCAGTGTAATGCAATAGAGttaaacagaatcacacactCTGTACAGCCTTCAAAATGTTCActtacactgtaaaaatatttttatttgctcAGGTGGATCTCAGCTTAAGGTGCAATGTGTCAATCTTTCAACTTAATCTCAATTTAAGGTGCAATATGTCAATCTTTCATTCAGGtgtatgtgcaatatcagtacctGTTGTTCATATCTTTATATTCCTTGCTTATATTGTTCatattgcttgtttgatatttaatgtctttttactgatgccctctatttttgcgatccactttgctgctgtaatacctgaaatttctacactgtgggactaataaagatatatcttatcttatcttatcttatcttatcttatcttatcttaaaagtGAATCAACAGCTCTCGGATATAAAACCATTATACCTGTCATAGTACTGCAGTAGTTTTAGTTCAGTGAACCTCATAAAAAGGCAACTGAGTGCACAGTAAATCCTATGAATAGTT
Proteins encoded in this window:
- the LOC139330677 gene encoding mediator of RNA polymerase II transcription subunit 26-like isoform X1 — protein: MTAATATPQVMRDRLLQAIDGQSNQICNMVVVMEVISHLEKYPITKEALEETRLGKLINDVRKKTKNEDLARRAKKLLRNWQKLIEPGKGEVLSKGLTSASWSSNGGAHPCISAPAVATPSGKLGPELKNRNDFNNCSSPRLEKLNSRKRKGDQKEGQLLPTKISKTTLNDKIQNSKQLPTNRIGGSSEIFTDTRAHQPLDRDISEPLDSDRLNKIPVNAVKPHPSAPGYSKPPSTSSLLKASVLQQQARQEQAASGGQYRPRSPRGSVHSPRTPKQETGIKQTASQAQSLSSATVWPGSVETSGLGPSPQPFNVCVQGLHTDGSWSADMDSKNRPPNTSLHNSYASTCSDGASTEDDGAVSNTGKRKGQKYKLKDYVVKLEGQDVEDSTKPVRLKDRRLVFDPVTGQIKSSFHKESCQEGGITLGHKPESQWSEQSKQSPPVPPSPFQQTDWKELSRSEIIQSYLSQQSNVLTSSGAHTPGAHFFMTEFLKKEEHHSKDAKDTHTLAPELPARDLPGISREVISEDLNRLHTQHWSGVNGCYDTKGNWFDWTECISLDLHGDESRLNILPYVCLD
- the LOC139330677 gene encoding mediator of RNA polymerase II transcription subunit 26-like isoform X2, which encodes MTAATATPQVMRDRLLQAIDGQSNICNMVVVMEVISHLEKYPITKEALEETRLGKLINDVRKKTKNEDLARRAKKLLRNWQKLIEPGKGEVLSKGLTSASWSSNGGAHPCISAPAVATPSGKLGPELKNRNDFNNCSSPRLEKLNSRKRKGDQKEGQLLPTKISKTTLNDKIQNSKQLPTNRIGGSSEIFTDTRAHQPLDRDISEPLDSDRLNKIPVNAVKPHPSAPGYSKPPSTSSLLKASVLQQQARQEQAASGGQYRPRSPRGSVHSPRTPKQETGIKQTASQAQSLSSATVWPGSVETSGLGPSPQPFNVCVQGLHTDGSWSADMDSKNRPPNTSLHNSYASTCSDGASTEDDGAVSNTGKRKGQKYKLKDYVVKLEGQDVEDSTKPVRLKDRRLVFDPVTGQIKSSFHKESCQEGGITLGHKPESQWSEQSKQSPPVPPSPFQQTDWKELSRSEIIQSYLSQQSNVLTSSGAHTPGAHFFMTEFLKKEEHHSKDAKDTHTLAPELPARDLPGISREVISEDLNRLHTQHWSGVNGCYDTKGNWFDWTECISLDLHGDESRLNILPYVCLD